In Labeo rohita strain BAU-BD-2019 chromosome 8, IGBB_LRoh.1.0, whole genome shotgun sequence, the genomic window TTTTATCTTATTATTTATCAGCCCATGGGCACAGCAAAATACTTTTCTTATAAAATTGTTTGTCTTGCTTTAAGCATTTAAACTCATTTGAATTATTCAATTTCTCATAAAATAAGATCCCAAGTAAATAAATCATGATTTAAAGATGTTTAGATGTTTGTACtggaaaactaaacaaaatacagAGGAAGACATTAAGACTTTCTGCTCAAATTTAAGAGATTTTAAtcagttaaattaaatgtgtagACGTGAGAATGAAAGTACAAACGTACCACATGCTGCATGTGTGCACAGATCAATGGCTCTCACCTGAACTTGTACTTGTCTCCACTCAGCAGTTTCTTGGAAAACACATTCTGTAAGCTGAGACACAAAGACTACACATTAGACTGGAGTTCAGGGTCAAGTGTCTGTATGATGGAGGTGTATGAGAGCAGCACCAGTCCATGATGTTGGTGGAGAGAGCGGCAGAAAAGCCCAGCATGTTGAAGCTGATCTCAGTGGCGGTGCAGAGAGCCAGACCCGCCATCACAGGAACCAGAGACAAATTCACCCAGAAacctgcaacacacacacaaacacacacacttaacacTAAGCCACAGTAAATGCTGGGTGGTTACCGGGGTGTTGATCAGctgttttgagtggttgctaggtggttattTACTGACTCTAGTAAAAGAACACAAGCCTAATGAATGTCTGTGATATTCTGCTCTCTAGAAACACTATCACacgcagtgttgggggtaatgcattacaagtaacgcaagttacttaatcagattacttttttcaagtaactagtaaagtaacacattactttttaatttacaagaaaatatctgagttactttttcaaaaaagtaacgccagttactttgttttccaatttattgactgacaagtctcctgtccccatgttgagagaaactgGAAACACAGAGGTGCTGTATGTGTTGTGTAAACTTGACaatactgtagttctagactaaatgtgaacatgaatcaattcatctcactcagaaaaaaaaatgattgaataCTCATCAaaataaaggggtcatcggatgcctatttttcacaagttgatatgattctttagggtcttaatgaaaagtctataatatactttgtcCTGCATTCTACtgtagtatattatagtatattattatattgtagtatgtttagcagcaaatcagcagattataatgatttctgaaggatcatgtgacactgaagactggagtaatgatgctgaaaattcagctgtgcatcaagtacagtttaacagatattcacatagaaaacagcaattttacactgtaatgatattatattcacaatattactctttttactgagtttggtaaaaaaaaaaaaaaaaaaaaacgcagccttggttaacaaaaacattttaaacattttttaaaatgtacatttttcaaacttttgactgaaagTGTATGAAAGAGGGACTTGGGTCCCTCTTTTaggggtaattttttttttttttttttttaaatgtttggcCATGTGTTTTAAGTCTGATGACTCTGAAACACCACAGCAGTAGCGTTAACAGAGTTGTGAGCACTAGTGAGAGCGGTGCACAGCTGTTGTGGTGTGAGGAGCGCGGCACCTGTGTATTCTCCCAGTATGAGGCGAGACATGATGACAGTGAAGATGGGCGCGGAGCTCTTCACCGTCTCAGCGAATGACACGGCCACATTCTTCAGACTAACCAAACCCAACACCACAGTTGTGAACCTGACAGTGCACgcacacaaaagaagaaaaataaggCCGCCATCCCAGTAAAACaggttttacagtttacttCATCAAGTGACAGCAGATCTGAAGCACAGTCAGTTGTTTTTTACTAACTTGACCACTCACAAAAACACGCCTGGCTcactccaaaaacaaaaaacacatttagccCTACTGTTATATATGCCGATCatgctaataaaaaaattattgctTGCTAAAAGCGTGATTTTCATTTCTGCATTACAGTAAAGACAATAAGccttttgggtttttttgcatAAGAAGAGAggaatgaaaataatgttgtaATGCAAATAGAACGTCATTTCCTAACAAAAGGACTCATTTTCTTCACAAAATAAAAGGAATCTCTTTCTGTCAATTTTGAGGTGAAATGTGAcgtgtttttgtaaaattctaccaaatacaattaaacattttcaagATATTAAAGCACACATGCAACGTCACATTTTGTTTAGAGAATATCTTTTATCACACTAAACTACGTCAATAAAGCTGTGTGTGTCATACTGTACTATAATACACATGAATAACAAGCAAAAGCTTGTGAGTGCAAACACACCTCATCAGTCCCACAAACAGCATGATCATGAGGAAGTGGGGGGGGTATTCGGGTCGGGATTTGTGATGGTACAGGGGGCAAGGCACGAACATCTTCACACAGCCGATGACAGTTGTGGAAAGCATCTGGACGGCACCTGAAAGACAGAAGTACGTCAGACGCTggacaaaaaatatttgcaaacaaaaacagacatttaaagaaacagttcatcaaaaaattaaatttgctgAAACTTTACTCCCCGTCAGGccaaagatgaatttgtttcttcatcagatttgtagaaatgtgtcattccatcactgtctcaccaatggatcctcagcagtgaatgggtgccgtcagaatgggagtgcaaacagctgataaaaacatcacaataattcacaagtaatccactccagtctatcagttcacatcttgagaagacacaAGCTGAaacgtttttaactaaaaaccataatccataatagtgaaaaagtccatctgatgttgtctctcacatcaaatacctagccacatatttgtttagagccgttttggcttgtaaatggGGTTTGATCTGTCCAGATTTCTCTCCCGATTCAGACCAGATCACTTTTCCACTGGAGGAAGccttattatggattatgcaCTTTATAATACGTCTTCATTTTAGATTTGTTTCCTACAAACATGCAACtcttgtcttctcaagatgtgaacggatggactggagtgctgtgaattacttgtggattattgtgatgtttttatcagctgtttggactctcgttctgacggcacccatttactgcagaggatccattggtgagcaaatctgatgaagaaacaaactcatcctaatcttggatgacctgagggttgcacatttgcaacacattttcatttctgggtggaCCATTCCTTAAAAGCACAAACTGTTTTGAGGCAAAGGCTAATACGTGATGTTTTAGCTAAACGGGTTAATCTCACCTTCTCATCTGGAAAACTGATGCTGACGGCAGCAGGTCTTGTTTGCAAAGACCGTATTTTATTGCATCTCTGTTTGAAAATCAGTGCTAACAAACATTCGATTAAACCAGAAGGCAGTTGCGCAACACGCAGAAACTCACCCAGCATGCTCGGCTCTCCCTCCAGCAGAGACAGGATGTACTTGTTGAGGAAGAGCGTGCAGAAGCTGAAGAAGTACCAGAGCGCCAGGTACGTCAGAGCTCTGGAGTTCCAGACGCCCGAGTCGGCCTCGATCACCGTGGTCTCGGTGATGGTGATCTTCAGGACCGGCTCTCCCGGCGTGCTCTCGCTGCGGGTCAGCATCACGCGCTCCGACCGCGGCCTGAAGCTGCCGAACGAGGGCCAGAACTTGGATTTACCGGAGCGCCCGTTGCCGGTCATGTTGCAGGAAGACGGTGGCAGCGGGGCAAACTCCAGGggtaataaagcaataaatgtGCAAACACTTCACATACTACAGTAAACAGCAGGAGCATGTGGAACAAAAGTCCCGAAGAGCTGCTCCACTTGGACATCTGCAAACACAGCACAAGAAACTCACTCACAACACATCCAACAACACCAGGCCATCGTAGAGGAGACTGTTCAATACTTCATAAGGTTCAGTGAAGgcttttaagacatttttaggaacaagtaaaaataattcaaggAATAATGGAACACAAATATGTCCGTATCCTttctaaatgttaaaatacaacttccaaaacaaagcgTAAGGCTTGGATAGCTTTGATTCAAACATCTGAATACGGAAATAACTTGTACTGTACTTCTGATCAcactgataaaaagtgatgcTCTTCCTTAACCTTCGCCTTGTTTTAGAGCGCAAATGTCTATAGACTCTTAAATCAAGACACATTTACCTGAGAAGCAAAGTAATATAAGTTAggttttatgattaaaaaaataaagttaattagCAGGGAAAACAAGTTTGAGGCATAAACTCAAAAATACATATCTTCATTTTGCACTGTGGT contains:
- the si:ch73-236j9.2 gene encoding solute carrier family 35 member E2A; the protein is MTGNGRSGKSKFWPSFGSFRPRSERVMLTRSESTPGEPVLKITITETTVIEADSGVWNSRALTYLALWYFFSFCTLFLNKYILSLLEGEPSMLGAVQMLSTTVIGCVKMFVPCPLYHHKSRPEYPPHFLMIMLFVGLMRFTTVVLGLVSLKNVAVSFAETVKSSAPIFTVIMSRLILGEYTGFWVNLSLVPVMAGLALCTATEISFNMLGFSAALSTNIMDCLQNVFSKKLLSGDKYKFSPPELQFYTSAAAIIMLIPAWIFLMDLPLTGKSEHTFRLSHDIVLLLLFDGVLFHLQSVTAYALMGRISPVTFSVASTVKHALSIWLSIIVFSNPITLVSAAGTVMVFVGVLLYNKAKQMQRDTLIQHALDQSAESEQKPMIQDGDIKSVN